The following are from one region of the Streptomyces rubrogriseus genome:
- a CDS encoding M23 family metallopeptidase: MFPRVTSRSSRTTIRTRAAVMAAGLGASVALGAGVAAATGTTAASSTTAAASAVEAQAAAQAKAAKAEKAAASAKKSTTAKKTATKKKAASWVDPVKKYELSASFAQNGGMWAHKHSGQDFAVPIGTNVVAAHGGTVVKAGGNGAGDGPAYGNAIVIKHGNGTYSQYAHLSKINVKIGQIVKTGQSIAKSGNTGNSSGPHLHFEIRTTPNYGSAVDPVAFLRGKGVTV, translated from the coding sequence ATGTTTCCGCGTGTCACGTCCCGTTCTTCCCGTACGACCATCCGCACCCGCGCCGCGGTGATGGCCGCAGGCCTCGGAGCCTCGGTCGCACTGGGAGCCGGGGTCGCGGCCGCCACCGGCACCACGGCGGCCTCCAGCACCACCGCCGCCGCGAGCGCCGTAGAGGCCCAGGCCGCGGCGCAGGCCAAGGCGGCGAAGGCCGAGAAGGCCGCCGCGAGCGCCAAGAAGAGCACCACCGCCAAGAAGACGGCCACCAAGAAGAAGGCCGCCTCCTGGGTCGACCCGGTCAAGAAGTACGAGCTGAGCGCCAGCTTCGCCCAGAACGGCGGCATGTGGGCGCACAAGCACAGCGGCCAGGACTTCGCCGTGCCGATCGGCACCAACGTCGTCGCCGCCCACGGCGGCACCGTGGTCAAGGCCGGCGGCAACGGCGCCGGCGACGGCCCCGCCTACGGCAACGCCATCGTCATCAAGCACGGCAACGGCACGTACTCCCAGTACGCGCACCTGTCCAAGATCAACGTGAAGATCGGCCAGATCGTGAAGACCGGCCAGTCGATCGCCAAGTCCGGCAACACCGGCAACTCCAGCGGTCCGCACCTGCACTTCGAGATCCGGACCACCCCGAACTACGGCTCGGCCGTGGACCCGGTCGCCTTCCTGCGCGGCAAGGGTGTGACCGTCTGA
- a CDS encoding TetR/AcrR family transcriptional regulator — translation MGGTMNGTKQQRRRGDTRQRIQDVALELFAEQGYEKTSLREIAERLDVTKAALYYHFKTKEEILVSIFEDLSRPLEDLIEWGREQPHTLETKQEIIRRYSEALAGATPLFRFMQENQATVRDLRIGELFKHRMFGLRDILMDPEADLVDQVRCVTALFTLHAGMFVLRDLEGDPEEQRAAVLEVAIDLITQAHRGAAGA, via the coding sequence ATGGGCGGCACAATGAACGGCACCAAGCAGCAGCGACGCCGCGGGGACACCCGCCAGCGCATCCAGGACGTGGCGCTCGAGCTCTTCGCGGAGCAGGGGTACGAGAAGACCTCCCTGCGCGAGATCGCCGAGCGCCTGGACGTCACCAAGGCCGCGCTCTACTACCACTTCAAGACGAAGGAAGAGATCCTCGTCAGCATCTTCGAGGACCTCTCCCGGCCGCTGGAGGACCTGATCGAGTGGGGGCGCGAGCAGCCGCACACCCTGGAGACGAAGCAGGAGATCATCCGGCGCTACAGCGAGGCACTGGCCGGCGCGACGCCGCTGTTCCGCTTCATGCAGGAGAACCAGGCCACGGTGCGTGACCTGCGGATCGGCGAGCTGTTCAAGCACCGGATGTTCGGCCTGCGCGACATCCTCATGGACCCCGAGGCGGACCTGGTCGACCAGGTCCGCTGCGTCACGGCGCTGTTCACGCTGCACGCCGGGATGTTCGTGCTCCGGGACCTCGAAGGCGACCCCGAGGAACAGCGTGCTGCCGTTCTCGAGGTCGCCATCGATCTGATCACCCAGGCCCACCGGGGAGCCGCGGGCGCGTAG
- a CDS encoding MDR family MFS transporter, with product MAEKTEAATGGAGAGEQPRSVRVVLLALMIAMMLAMLDNMIIGTAMPTIVGELGGLEHLSWVVTAYTLATAASTPLWGKLGDMYGRKGSFMTSIVIFLVGSALSGMAQDMGQLIGFRAIQGLGAGGLMVGVMAIIGDLIPPRERGKYQGMIAGVMALSMIGGPLVGGTITDHWGWRWSFYINLPLGVVALIAISAVLHLPKKRSEARIDYLGAALLTIGITAIVLVTTWGGTEYAWTSARIMELIGIGVAALVGFVFWQTRAAEPILPLHIFRSRNFTLMSVIGFIVGFVMFGATLFLPLYQQSVQGASATNSGLLLLPMLGAMLVTSMVAGRVTTSTGRYKIFPLAGGALMTVGLYLLSTMDTDTTRFTSGLYMAVVGLGMGCLMQITMLVAQNSVEMKDMGVASSSTTLFRTLGSSFGVAIMGALFNNRVQDVMAERAAGSGAKATEQSATLTADALNALPAAIRDAYQHAVSAGTHTAFLLGSVVAVLALVAAVFVKEVPLKGAGPKEADTPADRDGDPATAKAPVTEAV from the coding sequence ATGGCCGAGAAAACGGAGGCGGCGACCGGCGGAGCCGGCGCCGGCGAGCAGCCGAGGAGCGTGCGGGTCGTCCTGCTCGCCCTCATGATCGCGATGATGCTCGCGATGCTCGACAACATGATCATCGGCACCGCGATGCCGACGATCGTGGGCGAGCTGGGGGGTCTGGAACACCTGTCCTGGGTCGTCACCGCGTACACCCTGGCCACCGCGGCCTCCACCCCGCTGTGGGGCAAGCTCGGCGACATGTACGGGCGCAAGGGCTCGTTCATGACGTCGATCGTGATCTTCCTGGTCGGCTCGGCGCTCAGCGGCATGGCCCAGGACATGGGCCAGCTGATCGGCTTCCGCGCGATCCAGGGCCTGGGTGCCGGTGGTCTGATGGTCGGCGTCATGGCGATCATCGGCGACCTGATACCGCCCAGGGAGCGGGGCAAGTACCAGGGCATGATCGCCGGTGTCATGGCGCTCTCGATGATCGGCGGACCGCTGGTCGGCGGCACCATCACCGACCACTGGGGCTGGCGCTGGTCCTTCTACATCAACCTTCCGCTCGGCGTGGTCGCGCTGATCGCCATCAGCGCCGTACTGCACCTGCCGAAGAAGCGCAGCGAGGCCCGGATCGACTACCTGGGCGCCGCGCTGCTGACCATCGGCATCACCGCCATCGTGCTCGTCACCACCTGGGGCGGCACCGAGTACGCCTGGACCTCCGCGCGGATCATGGAGCTGATCGGCATCGGCGTCGCCGCGCTGGTCGGGTTCGTGTTCTGGCAGACCAGGGCCGCCGAGCCGATCCTGCCGCTGCACATCTTCCGCAGCCGCAACTTCACGCTGATGTCCGTCATCGGCTTCATCGTCGGCTTCGTGATGTTCGGCGCCACCCTCTTCCTGCCGCTGTACCAGCAGTCGGTGCAGGGCGCGTCCGCCACCAACTCCGGGCTGCTGCTCCTGCCCATGCTGGGCGCGATGCTCGTCACGTCGATGGTCGCCGGCCGCGTCACCACCAGCACCGGCCGCTACAAGATCTTCCCGCTGGCGGGCGGCGCGCTGATGACGGTCGGCCTGTACCTGCTGTCGACCATGGACACCGACACCACCCGCTTCACCTCCGGCCTGTACATGGCCGTCGTCGGTCTCGGCATGGGCTGTCTGATGCAGATCACCATGCTGGTGGCGCAGAACAGCGTGGAGATGAAGGACATGGGCGTCGCGTCCTCCTCCACCACCCTCTTCCGCACCCTCGGCTCCTCCTTCGGCGTCGCGATCATGGGCGCGCTGTTCAACAACCGCGTCCAGGACGTCATGGCCGAGCGGGCCGCGGGCTCGGGCGCCAAGGCGACGGAGCAGTCGGCGACGCTGACGGCGGACGCGCTGAACGCGCTGCCGGCGGCGATCCGCGACGCCTACCAGCACGCGGTGTCCGCCGGAACCCACACCGCGTTCCTGCTGGGCTCCGTGGTGGCCGTCCTCGCACTGGTCGCGGCGGTCTTCGTGAAGGAGGTCCCGCTCAAGGGCGCGGGCCCGAAGGAGGCCGACACCCCGGCCGACCGTGACGGCGACCCGGCCACGGCGAAGGCCCCGGTGACCGAGGCCGTCTGA
- a CDS encoding helix-turn-helix domain-containing protein has protein sequence MANIQSLDPTASPLDYYGWELRRQREAHGLRQGQLGDIIFCTGSLIGQIETTKKVPTRDFSERVDAALGTDGLFSRLIGLVLRSQLPTWFQPYAEMEAKAAYISTYQAQLVYGLLQTEEYARAVLATGMPDDLEGLLAGRMERQRILERERPPLAWVVLDEAVLHRPIGGHEVMRRQLARLLEFAGHRWVHVQVLPNEAGAHASLAGSFTAMRFDEDPDIIYTEDVISGHMTANPETMREAALRYARLQAAALSVEDSAELIIRVMEERYGDCSQPEEHPVA, from the coding sequence GTGGCCAACATCCAGTCCCTCGACCCGACCGCGTCACCGCTCGACTACTACGGCTGGGAGCTGCGCCGCCAGCGCGAGGCCCACGGCCTCAGGCAGGGCCAGCTCGGCGACATCATCTTCTGCACCGGCTCCCTGATCGGCCAGATCGAGACGACCAAGAAGGTCCCGACGCGGGACTTCTCCGAGCGGGTGGACGCCGCGCTGGGCACGGACGGCCTGTTCTCCCGTCTGATCGGCCTGGTGCTGCGCAGCCAACTCCCGACGTGGTTCCAGCCGTACGCGGAGATGGAGGCGAAGGCGGCGTACATCTCGACGTACCAGGCGCAGCTCGTCTACGGGCTGCTGCAGACGGAGGAGTACGCGCGGGCGGTGTTGGCGACGGGCATGCCGGACGACTTGGAAGGTCTGCTGGCGGGCCGGATGGAACGCCAGCGCATCCTGGAGCGTGAGCGGCCGCCGCTGGCTTGGGTGGTGCTGGACGAGGCGGTGCTGCACAGGCCAATCGGCGGACATGAGGTCATGCGGCGGCAACTGGCCCGCCTGTTGGAGTTCGCCGGTCACCGCTGGGTGCATGTGCAGGTCCTGCCGAACGAGGCGGGGGCGCATGCCAGTCTCGCCGGTTCGTTCACCGCCATGCGCTTCGACGAAGACCCGGACATCATCTATACGGAAGACGTCATCTCCGGTCACATGACGGCTAATCCGGAGACCATGAGGGAAGCCGCGCTCCGTTACGCTCGCTTGCAGGCTGCCGCCCTCTCCGTGGAGGATTCGGCGGAACTGATCATCCGTGTGATGGAGGAACGCTATGGAGACTGCTCCCAGCCCGAGGAACACCCAGTGGCGTAA
- a CDS encoding DUF397 domain-containing protein: METAPSPRNTQWRKSSYSGNTGGECVECTVTDGAAWRTASYSGNTGGDCVEVADGCPTGAVPVRDSKNPSGPVVTVGAGAWQSFVDGLR; this comes from the coding sequence ATGGAGACTGCTCCCAGCCCGAGGAACACCCAGTGGCGTAAGTCCAGTTACAGCGGAAACACCGGCGGGGAATGCGTGGAGTGCACCGTCACTGACGGCGCCGCCTGGCGGACCGCCTCGTACAGCGGAAACACGGGCGGCGACTGCGTCGAGGTTGCCGATGGATGCCCCACCGGTGCCGTCCCCGTCCGGGACAGCAAGAACCCGTCCGGGCCCGTCGTCACCGTCGGAGCCGGTGCCTGGCAGTCCTTCGTCGACGGCCTGCGGTAA
- a CDS encoding GNAT family N-acetyltransferase, whose product MADWGLRPASAGDVEAVAELRALVLRADLERLGRYDARRVRQRLRDGFVPAHTRVIEVGGAFAGCVALRPAEDTHWLEHFYLDPRVQGAGIGTAVLRELLEQCDREGTVVRLNVLRGSPARRLYERHGFAVTSEDPVDVFMVRGVPRPAGGPG is encoded by the coding sequence ATGGCGGACTGGGGACTGCGACCGGCCTCGGCGGGGGACGTCGAGGCGGTGGCCGAGTTGCGTGCCCTGGTGCTGCGGGCGGATCTGGAGCGGCTCGGGCGGTACGACGCGCGGCGGGTGCGGCAGCGGCTGCGGGACGGGTTCGTCCCGGCGCACACCCGGGTGATCGAGGTGGGCGGCGCGTTCGCCGGGTGCGTGGCGCTGCGGCCGGCGGAGGACACCCACTGGCTGGAGCACTTCTATCTGGACCCGCGGGTGCAGGGCGCCGGCATCGGTACGGCCGTGCTGCGCGAGCTGCTGGAACAGTGCGACCGCGAGGGCACGGTGGTCCGGCTGAACGTACTGCGGGGCAGTCCCGCCCGGCGGCTGTACGAACGGCACGGATTCGCCGTGACGAGCGAGGATCCGGTGGACGTGTTCATGGTGCGAGGAGTTCCTCGCCCGGCAGGCGGACCGGGGTGA
- a CDS encoding LysE family translocator, whose amino-acid sequence MAGIGAFWSVSFLLVLVPGADWAYAITAGLRHRSVLPAVGGMLSGYVLLTAVVAAGLATAVAGSPTVLTALTAAGAAYLIWLGATTLARPAAPRAEEGGEGDGSGSWVGRAARGAGISGLNPKALLLFLALLPQFAARDSDWPFAAQIVALGLVHTANCAVVYTGVGATARRILGARPAVATAVSRFSGAAMILVGALLLVERLLAQGATH is encoded by the coding sequence ATGGCCGGCATCGGGGCCTTCTGGTCGGTGTCCTTCCTGCTGGTGCTGGTCCCGGGAGCGGACTGGGCCTACGCGATCACGGCGGGCCTGCGCCACCGGTCGGTGCTGCCCGCCGTCGGCGGCATGCTGAGCGGATACGTCCTGCTGACCGCCGTGGTCGCCGCGGGCCTGGCGACCGCCGTCGCCGGTTCGCCGACGGTGCTGACCGCGCTGACGGCCGCCGGGGCGGCGTATCTGATCTGGCTCGGCGCCACGACACTGGCCCGCCCCGCGGCGCCCCGGGCCGAGGAGGGCGGCGAGGGAGACGGCTCCGGCTCGTGGGTGGGCCGTGCGGCCAGAGGGGCGGGCATCAGCGGCCTCAACCCCAAGGCGCTGCTGCTGTTCCTCGCCCTCCTGCCGCAGTTCGCCGCCCGTGACTCCGACTGGCCCTTCGCCGCGCAGATCGTCGCCCTCGGCCTGGTGCACACGGCCAACTGCGCCGTGGTCTACACGGGCGTCGGCGCCACGGCCCGCCGGATCCTGGGCGCCCGCCCGGCCGTTGCCACCGCGGTGTCCCGATTCTCGGGCGCCGCGATGATCCTCGTCGGTGCCCTGTTGCTGGTGGAGCGGCTGCTCGCCCAGGGGGCGACACATTAG
- a CDS encoding Lrp/AsnC family transcriptional regulator, protein MDDVDRKILAELQRDGRQTLTELAERVRLSVSPCHRRLRALERSGAITGYHAALNAPALGLGFEALLFVTMRYEDRETVAAFEAAVAEIPHVLQAQRLFGDPDYLLRVVTRDLEAYRRLYDERLASLPGVQRLSSTLVMANLVEARPLPL, encoded by the coding sequence ATGGACGACGTGGACCGTAAAATCCTTGCCGAGCTGCAGCGGGACGGCCGGCAGACCCTGACCGAACTCGCCGAACGGGTCCGCCTCAGCGTCTCCCCCTGCCACCGGCGCCTGCGCGCGCTGGAACGCTCCGGGGCGATCACCGGCTACCACGCCGCACTGAACGCCCCCGCGCTCGGTCTCGGCTTCGAGGCACTGCTCTTCGTCACCATGCGGTATGAGGACCGCGAGACCGTGGCCGCCTTCGAAGCGGCCGTCGCCGAGATCCCGCATGTCCTCCAGGCCCAGCGGCTGTTCGGCGACCCCGACTACCTGCTGCGCGTCGTCACCCGCGACCTGGAGGCGTACCGGCGGCTCTACGACGAACGCCTCGCCTCGCTCCCCGGCGTCCAGCGGCTCAGCTCCACCCTCGTCATGGCCAACCTGGTCGAGGCCCGCCCACTGCCTCTGTGA
- a CDS encoding aminoglycoside phosphotransferase/kinase family protein, which translates to MEPAELRRAVEAGRTAASEQGLRADEVVVVHNSDRVVLRLLPCDVLARVAPAGHLSDSAFEVEVAHRLTDAGAPVGRLDPRTDPRVQVRDTFAVSLWTYYPPVGPEIAPADYADALMRHHAALRRIEVDAPHFSDRVAVALEGVDDRERSPELSDPDRGFLHDALSGLSAEIGADPARDQLLHGEPHPGNLLNTRQGPLFVDLATCCRGPVEFDLAHGPEEAAEHYAGADQALTHRCRALNWALFAAWRWRRDDQMPDREHWRAEGLDRVRAALDRI; encoded by the coding sequence GTGGAGCCAGCGGAACTCCGCCGCGCAGTCGAGGCCGGCCGGACGGCCGCTTCGGAGCAGGGCCTGCGGGCAGACGAGGTGGTCGTCGTCCACAACTCGGACCGCGTCGTACTGCGCCTGCTGCCCTGTGACGTTCTGGCCCGGGTCGCGCCCGCGGGGCATCTGTCCGACTCCGCCTTCGAAGTGGAGGTCGCTCACCGGCTCACCGACGCCGGCGCCCCGGTGGGCCGGCTCGACCCCCGGACCGACCCCAGGGTCCAGGTGCGGGACACCTTCGCCGTCTCGCTCTGGACCTACTACCCGCCGGTGGGACCGGAGATCGCGCCGGCCGACTACGCGGACGCGCTCATGCGGCACCATGCCGCCCTGCGCCGGATCGAGGTGGACGCACCGCACTTCAGCGACCGGGTGGCCGTGGCGCTGGAAGGCGTGGACGACCGGGAGCGGTCACCCGAGCTGTCCGACCCCGACCGGGGTTTCCTCCACGACGCACTCAGTGGCCTGAGTGCCGAGATCGGCGCCGACCCGGCACGCGACCAACTGCTGCACGGCGAGCCGCACCCGGGAAACCTCCTGAACACGCGCCAAGGCCCGCTCTTCGTCGACCTCGCCACCTGCTGCCGCGGGCCGGTCGAGTTCGACCTCGCCCACGGGCCCGAGGAGGCGGCGGAGCACTACGCGGGCGCCGACCAGGCTCTGACGCACCGGTGCCGCGCGCTGAACTGGGCGCTGTTCGCCGCCTGGCGGTGGCGCCGGGACGACCAGATGCCCGACCGGGAGCACTGGCGGGCGGAAGGGCTCGACCGGGTGCGAGCCGCACTCGACCGGATCTAG
- the cseC gene encoding two-component system sensor histidine kinase CseC: MRGFFRQRRSVSPPGHPYDRTGPGEHAGPGGHAGRGEHTGPGEQAGPDGRTRGLGARGLRARGIRTGLRWKLSAAIALVGALVAVALSLVVHNAARVSMLDNARDLADDRVLIAQRNYELSGRQNFPNAQIDDPALPPELRRKIEAGRRATYVSERPDGVTDIWAAVPLKDGHVMSLHSGFTDRSADILSDLDQALVIGSIAVVLGGSALGVLIGGQLSRRLREAAAAANRVASGEADVRVRDAIGGVVRDETDDVARAVDAMADALQQRIEAERRVTADIAHELRTPVTGLLTAAELLPPGRPTELVLDRAKAMRTLVEDVLEVARLDGASERAELQDIMLGDFVSRRVAAKDPAVEVRVIHESEVTTDPRRLERVLFNLLANAARHGRSPVEVSVEGRVIRVRDHGPGFPEDLLAEGPSRFRTGSTDRAGRGHGLGLTIAAGQARVLGARLTFRNVRPAGAPAHIPAEGAVAVLWLPEHAPTNTGSYPMLPDRSKGGASSSARDMSREASQGVSRKP; the protein is encoded by the coding sequence ATGCGGGGGTTCTTCCGACAACGCCGGAGCGTCTCGCCGCCGGGTCACCCGTACGACCGCACGGGGCCGGGCGAGCACGCGGGGCCCGGCGGGCACGCCGGACGGGGCGAGCACACGGGACCGGGTGAGCAGGCGGGACCGGATGGGCGTACGCGGGGCCTCGGTGCGCGCGGGCTGCGTGCCCGCGGTATCCGCACCGGGCTGCGCTGGAAGCTGAGCGCGGCCATCGCGCTGGTCGGCGCGCTGGTGGCCGTCGCGCTGAGCCTGGTCGTGCACAATGCCGCCCGGGTGTCGATGCTCGACAACGCCCGTGACCTCGCCGACGACCGGGTCCTGATCGCCCAGCGCAACTACGAGCTGTCCGGGCGGCAGAACTTCCCCAACGCCCAGATCGACGACCCCGCCCTGCCGCCGGAGCTGCGCCGCAAGATCGAAGCGGGGCGGCGGGCCACCTACGTCTCCGAGCGGCCGGACGGTGTGACGGACATCTGGGCGGCCGTGCCGCTCAAGGACGGGCACGTGATGTCCCTGCACTCCGGTTTCACCGACCGCAGCGCGGACATCCTCAGCGACCTGGACCAGGCCCTGGTCATCGGTTCCATCGCGGTCGTCCTCGGCGGCAGCGCGCTGGGCGTGCTCATCGGCGGTCAGCTCTCGCGCCGGCTGCGCGAGGCCGCCGCCGCCGCGAACCGGGTCGCGAGCGGTGAGGCGGACGTCCGGGTGCGGGACGCCATCGGCGGCGTCGTGCGGGACGAGACGGACGACGTCGCGCGCGCCGTGGACGCGATGGCGGACGCCTTGCAGCAGCGCATCGAGGCCGAGCGCCGGGTCACCGCGGACATCGCGCACGAGCTGCGCACCCCGGTCACCGGCCTGCTCACGGCCGCCGAGCTGCTGCCGCCGGGCCGGCCGACCGAGCTGGTCCTCGACCGGGCGAAGGCGATGCGCACCCTCGTCGAGGACGTCCTGGAGGTGGCCCGGCTCGACGGGGCCTCTGAGCGGGCCGAGTTGCAGGACATCATGCTGGGCGACTTCGTGTCCCGGCGGGTCGCCGCCAAGGACCCCGCCGTCGAGGTGCGGGTGATCCACGAGTCGGAGGTCACCACCGACCCGCGCCGCCTGGAGCGCGTGCTGTTCAACCTGCTCGCCAATGCCGCCCGGCACGGCCGTTCCCCCGTCGAGGTCAGCGTCGAGGGCCGGGTGATCCGGGTCCGCGACCACGGGCCGGGCTTCCCCGAGGACCTGCTGGCCGAGGGCCCGAGCCGGTTCCGCACCGGCAGCACGGACCGGGCCGGCCGAGGACACGGCCTCGGCCTGACCATCGCGGCCGGTCAGGCCCGCGTCCTGGGCGCCCGCCTCACCTTCCGCAACGTACGCCCGGCCGGCGCCCCCGCGCACATACCGGCCGAGGGCGCGGTCGCCGTCCTGTGGCTCCCGGAACACGCGCCGACCAACACGGGGAGCTACCCGATGCTGCCGGACCGGTCGAAGGGCGGGGCGTCGTCGTCGGCCCGGGACATGTCCCGGGAGGCCTCCCAGGGGGTGTCCCGGAAGCCGTGA
- the cseB gene encoding two-component system response regulator CseB: protein MADQTHVLFVEDDDVIREATQLALERDGFAVTAMPDGLSGLESFRADRPDIALLDVMLPGLDGVSLCRRIRDESTVPVIMLSARADSIDVVLGLEAGADDYVTKPFDGAVLVARIRAVLRRFGHAGGGDRTEGAGAAETGGVLTFGDLEVDTDGMEVLRAGRPVGLTPTEMRLLLEFSSAPGTVLSRDKLLERVWDYGWGGDTRVVDVHVQRLRTKIGQDRIETVRGFGYKLKA, encoded by the coding sequence ATGGCAGATCAGACCCACGTCCTGTTCGTCGAGGACGACGATGTCATCCGCGAGGCCACCCAGCTCGCCCTCGAGCGGGACGGCTTCGCGGTCACCGCGATGCCCGACGGACTCTCCGGCCTGGAGTCCTTCCGGGCCGACCGTCCCGACATCGCCCTCCTCGACGTCATGCTCCCCGGCCTCGACGGCGTCAGCCTGTGCCGGCGAATCCGGGACGAGTCCACGGTGCCGGTGATCATGCTGTCGGCGCGGGCGGACTCCATCGACGTCGTCCTGGGCCTGGAGGCGGGCGCCGACGACTACGTCACCAAGCCGTTCGACGGGGCCGTGCTGGTCGCCCGGATCCGCGCGGTGCTGCGGCGCTTCGGGCATGCCGGGGGCGGCGACCGGACGGAGGGCGCAGGCGCGGCGGAGACCGGGGGCGTGCTCACCTTCGGCGACCTGGAGGTGGACACGGACGGCATGGAGGTGCTCCGCGCCGGTCGGCCGGTGGGGCTCACGCCGACCGAGATGCGGCTGCTGCTGGAGTTCTCCTCCGCGCCGGGGACCGTCCTCTCGCGCGACAAGCTGTTGGAGCGGGTGTGGGACTACGGCTGGGGCGGGGACACCCGGGTCGTCGACGTGCACGTGCAGCGGCTGCGCACCAAGATCGGCCAGGACCGGATCGAGACGGTCCGCGGCTTCGGCTACAAGTTGAAGGCCTGA
- a CDS encoding SigE family RNA polymerase sigma factor: MGEVLEFEEYVRTRQDALLRSARRLVPDPVDAQDLLQTALARTYGRWETIEDKRLADAYLRRVMINTRTEWWRARKLEEVPTEQLPESPMDDATEQHADRALLMDVLKVLAPKQRSVVVLRHWEQMSTEETAAALGMSAGTVKSTLHRALARLREELVARDLDARALEREERERCAA; the protein is encoded by the coding sequence ATGGGCGAGGTGCTCGAGTTCGAGGAGTACGTCCGCACCCGGCAGGACGCGCTGCTGCGCAGCGCCAGGCGCCTGGTCCCCGACCCCGTCGACGCCCAGGACCTGTTGCAGACCGCGCTGGCGCGGACGTACGGGCGCTGGGAGACCATCGAGGACAAGCGGCTCGCGGACGCCTACCTGCGCCGGGTGATGATCAACACCCGGACCGAGTGGTGGCGGGCGCGGAAGCTGGAGGAGGTGCCGACCGAGCAGCTCCCCGAGTCCCCCATGGACGACGCCACCGAGCAGCACGCGGACCGCGCCCTGCTGATGGACGTCCTGAAGGTGCTCGCCCCGAAGCAGCGCAGCGTCGTCGTGCTGCGACACTGGGAGCAGATGTCAACGGAGGAGACCGCCGCCGCCCTCGGCATGTCGGCGGGAACGGTCAAGAGCACGCTGCACCGGGCGCTCGCCCGGCTCCGCGAGGAGCTGGTCGCCCGCGATCTGGACGCACGGGCGCTGGAGCGTGAGGAGCGGGAGCGTTGCGCGGCCTGA
- a CDS encoding HhH-GPD family protein: MTAPTKPSPGGPSDPAASGVPLHAPVIDWFDEHARDLPWRRPEAGAWGVMVSEFMLQQTPVSRVQPVYEQWLARWPRPADLAAEAPGEAVRAWGRLGYPRRALRLHGAAAAITERHGGDVPADHAQLLALPGIGEYTAAAVASFAYGQRHAVLDTNVRRVLARAVTGVQYPPNATTAAERKLARALLPAEQASAARWAAASMELGALVCTAKNESCHRCPIAAQCAWRLAGKPAHDGPPRRGQTYAGTDRQVRGRLLAVLRDAAGPVPQAALDQVWQEPVQRARALDGLVADGLVEPLADGLYRLPLS; this comes from the coding sequence ATGACTGCGCCCACGAAGCCCTCGCCAGGCGGACCCTCCGACCCCGCCGCGTCCGGTGTGCCGCTGCACGCCCCCGTCATCGACTGGTTCGACGAGCACGCCCGCGATCTGCCGTGGCGGCGCCCCGAGGCCGGCGCCTGGGGCGTGATGGTCAGCGAGTTCATGCTCCAGCAGACGCCGGTCAGCCGTGTCCAGCCCGTCTACGAGCAGTGGCTGGCCCGCTGGCCGCGCCCCGCCGACCTCGCCGCGGAGGCGCCCGGCGAGGCCGTGCGCGCCTGGGGCCGGCTCGGCTACCCGCGCCGCGCCCTGCGCCTGCACGGCGCGGCGGCGGCCATAACGGAACGGCACGGCGGCGACGTACCCGCCGACCACGCCCAGCTGCTGGCGCTGCCCGGCATCGGCGAGTACACGGCCGCGGCGGTCGCCTCCTTCGCGTACGGCCAGCGGCACGCCGTGCTGGACACCAACGTCCGCCGGGTCCTCGCCCGCGCGGTCACCGGTGTGCAGTACCCGCCGAACGCCACCACCGCGGCCGAGCGGAAGCTGGCGCGGGCGCTGCTGCCCGCGGAGCAGGCGAGTGCCGCCCGCTGGGCCGCCGCCTCGATGGAGCTGGGTGCGCTGGTCTGCACGGCGAAGAACGAGTCGTGCCACCGCTGCCCGATCGCGGCCCAGTGCGCCTGGCGGCTGGCCGGCAAGCCCGCCCACGACGGTCCGCCGCGGCGCGGCCAGACGTACGCGGGCACCGACCGGCAGGTGCGCGGGCGGCTGCTCGCGGTGCTGCGGGACGCGGCCGGGCCGGTGCCGCAGGCGGCCCTCGACCAGGTGTGGCAGGAGCCGGTCCAGCGTGCCCGCGCCCTGGACGGCCTGGTGGCCGACGGTCTGGTGGAGCCGCTGGCGGACGGTCTGTACCGGCTGCCGCTGAGCTGA